Proteins from a single region of Echeneis naucrates chromosome 14, fEcheNa1.1, whole genome shotgun sequence:
- the wwc1 gene encoding protein KIBRA, producing the protein MPRKELPLPDGWEEARDFDGKVYYIDHINQCTSWIDPRDRQTKPLTFADCIGGELPVGWEEAYDPVVGAYYVDHNTKSTQLEDPRAQWQREQEAMLRDYLAVARDALSAQKEIYQVKEQRLRLAQQEYRQLNDAWRDKSTSQTSLNSRSSSSSRYDPDILKAEIATAKSRVNKLKRDLACMKQELQYKEQGFETLRKIDQKVSNSPYGYKLQEAQAILSEVRSIRDAISSGEKEKQELIQKLAVLKDGFQLDSGLQQELWGSSPSLANSELSIPRLYSDAGSQTDISAEFITSSNKLAEKVRLSLKYEEAKRRIATIEVQIAKLDSEAWPGLLDPERDRLILINEKEELLKELQYVRPRQRLEPNDAEKLESEKKRLERDLQAARDNQSKALTERLRLHCRRNKLVRELEEMVRLATSLHTQLKSLSASTLSCSSGSSRGSLTSSRGSLATTSSLGSTSSLSFTDIYLEQPELADPDFQNKLDSLLQEGGQGGYRPSSSITTIHEHEVVTGCGRRDAGKPEGKTGGVGGDTGCSAGGSSGGVGAGGLGLEGGSARIQALRLSETPHSMNSLSPRSSLSSLSPPCSPLVTDTVFLSGETFAGQTGPSGLGLDLELHSRLAELELSLDSQGQQQDRGSGGLEEKQSLNTRLGEDGKDSAPQLRGTGAGPKKIGVTSAVSDESVAGDSGVYEPSERRPGLPADLLLGSYEERLALGCSQVQLGFRHESRDQRFTVYVMQLSNCGALCLPADQKMYVRVVVLPCMETTRCLFRTRSFMPQDTTEVNEVFGMQISQSALRQKTLRVDVCNTSKSGHEQCLAGAQISLADVSCSEERCTKWYNLLSRVYMSEISSKDKERRAAVPGSDRTRVSSSDTVGAPEEDEWPGDLLEADLFDDEEGNGVEGVGTLEEEEEEFYQNSQWEEEEEEEEEVKVTKPPPAAAAITEKVNKETSMTGLPSLHHFSVVRPKERRPDLHQQNPFMRGNTIIRSKTFSPGPQSQYICRINRSDSDSSTLSKKSPFVRNASERRSMRMKKPPVQVKGLDGLLQTSLDLELDLQVSRTRQARLAQELRVLRELEAQLEKARQQGQRELPSWVQEDERFRLFLKQAEKQTREEQLQEKRVEKMMRAAAKDVHKIRGQSRKEVPEVQTFREKMAFFTRAKSSIPDLPADSV; encoded by the exons gcAGACGAAGCCTCTGACGTTTGCCGACTGTATCGGAGGGGAGCTGCCGGTGGGGTGGGAGGAGGCGTATGACCCCGTGGTTGGAGCTTACTATGTCGACCACAACACCA AGAGCACCCAGCTGGAGGACCCACGGGCCCAGTGGCAGCGGGAGCAGGAGGCCATGCTACGGGACTACCTGGCTGTGGCCCGGGACGCCCTCAGCGCCCAGAAGGAGATCTATCAGGTGAAGGAACAGAGGCTCCGACTGGCGCAGCAGGAATACCGGCAGCTCAACGATGCCTGGAGGGACAAGTCCACGTCACAGACCAGCC TAAATTCCAGATCATCCTCCTCCAGCAGATATGACCCCGACATCCTGAAAGCAGAGATCGCCACGGCCAAGAGTCGG GTGAACAAGCTGAAGCGTGATCTGGCCTGCATGAAGCAGGAGCTGCAGTACAAAGAACAAGGCTTTGAGACGCTCAGAAA GATTGACCAGAAAGTGTCCAACAGCCCGTACGGCTACAAGCTGCAGGAGGCGCAGGCCATTCTCAGCGAGGTGCGCTCCATCCGAGATGCCATCAGCTCtggggagaaggagaaacaggAGCTCATacag AAACTGGCGGTGTTGAAGGACGGCTTCCAGCTGGACTCGGGTTTGCAGCAGGAGCTGTGGGGCAGCAGCCCTTCGCTCGCCAACTCTGAGCTGTCCATCCCTCGGCTCTACTCTGACGCTGGCTCTCAGACCGACATCTCTGCCGAG ttcaTAACCAGCTCCAACAAACTGGCGGAGAAGGTTCGTCTGAGCTTGAAGTACGAGGAAGCCAAGAGAAG GATCGCCACCATCGAAGTGCAGATCGCCAAACTGGACAGCGAGGCGTGGCCGGGGCTGCTGGACCCGGAGCGAGATCGGCTGATCCTGATCAACGAGAAGGAGGAGctactgaaggagctgcagtaCGTCCGCCCACGTCAGCGACTGGAGCCCAACGACGCTGAGAAGCTGGAGTCTGAGAAGAAGCGCCTGGAGAGAGACCTTCAGGCCGCCAGAGACAACCAGAGCAAAGCACTGACCGAGAG gCTGCGACTTCACTGCAGGAGGAACAAGCTGGTCCgagagctggaggagatggTTCGACTGGCCACGTCACTCCACACTCAACTCAAGAG CCTCTCAGCCAGCACCCTGTCCTGCTCCTCCGGCAGCAGCCGAGGCTCTCTGACGTCCAGCCGTGGTTCCCTGGCCACCACCTCCAGTCTgggctccacctcctccctcagCTTCACCGACATCTACCTGGAGCAGCCCGAGCTTGCAGACCCGGACTTCCAGAACAAGCTGGACAGCCTGCTGCAGGAGGGGGGCCAGGGGGGCTACCGGCCCTCCAGCTCCATCACCACCATCCATGAACACGAAGTGGTGACGGGATGTGGTAGGAGGGACGCCGGGAAGCCAGAGGGCAAAACGGGAGGGGTGGGAGGAGACACGGGGTGCTCTGCTGGAGGAAGTTCAGGAGGAGTGGGAGCAGGGGGTCTGGGACTGGAGGGGGGGTCAGCCAGGATCCAGGCCCTCAGACTGTCAGAAACCCCTCACTCCATGAACTCCTTATCTCCACGCTCGTCTCTCTCTTCGCTGTCTCCGCCGTGCTCGCCGCTGGTCACGGACACTGTCTTCCTGTCCGGGGAGACGTTCGCGGGCCAGACGGGGCCCAGTGGactgggcctggacctggagctCCACAGCAGGCTGGCAGAACTGGAGCTCAGCCTGGACTCACAGGGGCAGCAACAGGACCGAGGCTCGGGTGGactggaggagaagcagagccTCAACACCAGGCTGGGCGAGGACGGCAAAG ACTCGGCTCCTCAGCTGCGGGGGACAGGGGCGGGGCCGAAGAAGATTGGCGTGACCTCGGCTGTGTCTGACGAATCGGTGGCTGGTGACAGCGGCGTGTACGAGCCCTCAGAGCGCAG aCCGGGCCTCCCTGCTGACCTCCTCCTGGGCTCGTACGAGGAGCGTCTCGCGCTCGGCTGCTCTCAGGTGCAGCTTGGTTTCCGCCATGAGTCCAGAGACCAGCGCTTCACCGTCTACGTCATGCAGCTGTCCAACTGCGGTGCCCTCTGTCTGCCGGCAGACCAGAAAAT GTATGTGCGTGTTGTGGTGCTCCCTTGCATGGAAACGACTCGCTGCCTCTTCCGGACGCGCAGCTTCATGCCTCAGGACACCACCGAGGTCAACGAGGTCTTCGGCATGCAGATATCCCAGAGTGCACTGCGGCAGAAGACCCTGAGAGTCGACGTCTGCAACACAAGCAAGTCGGGCCACGAGCAGTGTTTG gcCGGAGCTCAGATCAGTCTGGCTGATGTCAGCTGTTCAGAGGAGAGATGCACCAAGTGGTACAACCTGCTGAGCCGAGTCTACATGTCAGAGATCAGCAGCAAGGACAAGGAGAGGCGAGCGGCAGTGCCGGGCTCTGACAGG actcGTGTGTCCAGCAGCGACACAGTCGGAGCTCCTGAGGAAGATGAGtg GCCCGGTGACCTGCTGGAGGCAGACCTGTTTGATGATGAAGAAGGAAATGGCGTGGAGGGGGTGGGgactctggaggaggaggaagaggagtttTATCAAAACAGCcaatgggaggaggaggaggaggaggaagaggaggtgaaggTGACCAAacctccaccagcagcagcggCCATCACAGAGAAG GTGAACAAGGAGACGAGTATGACCGGCCTGCCGTCGTTACATCACTTCTCTGTGGTCCGACCAAAGGAGCGCCGGCCGGACCTTCACCAGCAGAACCCCTTCATGAGGGGGAACACCATCATCCGCTCCAAGACCTTCTCACCCGGACCTCAGAGCCAGTACATCTGCAGG ATCAACCGCAGCGACAGCGACAGTTCCACCCTCTCCAAGAAGTCTCCATTCGTCAGAAATGCCTCAGAGAGACGCAGCATGCGCATGAAGAAG ccTCCTGTGCAGGTCAAAGGTCTGGATGGACTGTTGCAGACTTccctggacctggagctggacctgcaggTGTCCCGGACGCGGCAGGCCCGGCTGGCGCAGGAGCTGCGGGTCCTGCGGGAGCTGGAGGCTCAGCTGGAGAAGGCCAGGCAGCAGGGCCAGAGAGAGCTGCCCAGCTGGGTCCAGGAAGACGAACGATTCCGGCTCTTCCTCAAACAGGCTGAGAAACAG ACTcgagaggagcagctgcaggagaagagaGTGGAGAAGATGATGAGGGCAGCGGCCAAGGACGTCCACAAGATCAGGGGCCAGAGTCGAAAAGAGGTCCCTGAGGTCCAGACCTTCAG GGAGAAGATGGCGTTCTTCACACGAGCAAAGAGCAGCATCCCCGACCTGCCGGCTGACAGCGTGTAG